From the genome of Triticum aestivum cultivar Chinese Spring chromosome 1A, IWGSC CS RefSeq v2.1, whole genome shotgun sequence:
AACCGACATGTGTACGacagtcggatttcaaacacacacacaccaacTTTACTTGAGCTCTAAGTAAAGCTTACTCAACCAACTCTGGAAGAGGTttcctctcattgtcttcactgaaATACATAGGATTTTAGATTGAGCATCACGTCAGTTTCTGACATTGTTTACCTcaaccccacttaatagtacggtggttcctatgactcagaaaagaagaaaataaaactaccaaaagactatgtcttcgcgctccattgTCTTCAATGAAACTCTTCGCgcaccaccattatcttcaatgtcttcatacatttttagggatcATCTTTGATGGAAAAACTAAATCTTCAGGGACCTTCTACATGTGTTCTCCTGTGAATCGCACAAACACACTAGTTCCTTAACCaactttgttgtcaatactccaaaactaacAAGTGGTGGCACTAAACACACATACAATGGCGGTTGTGGAGATATGACATCCGGAAGCGCTCCATGGAGCCATCGATGTGAGGAGTAGCCGGGAAGACTCCACGCACAAATGCCCCAAGATGGTGTGACCGAAGTAGCCTGGTGGGGGCCGAAGACGCTGACATAGGTCGGGCCTCCCCGAGCGCGTGAGCAGGGCACATGCGAGCGCGATCGAAACCACCCCATTATGGTGGCCCCATCCGCGCCCATGTTCTACCCGCCATGGACCCCCGAGGCAACCTGCCCGAGTGCGCGTCGTCTTGGCAAATCCGGCGGCGCAGAGGGCCTCCTTGCCCGTGAAGGCTCCTAGGAGACAGATTCTCCAACATCCTTTATAGGAGTAATTGTTGCTAAAATTCAGAAGAAAAAACAAATTGctgcaaaaattcagaaaaataatacCACAAATTGCATTGCTACCATTTCATTTATTATCATTCCCCGAGTACATGTCATACATCACTCTCTACATACATCATACCAGGTCCTCATTTCCGACTACACATCTTTGCAATCAGTAACACAAATGCACCAAAAAATACTCCTACAGAGAAAAATCAGTTCATCCATCTTCTTCAGTACATTTGCCATCACCACAGTCAACAATACTTTGCTTGTTAAGTTCACAGTCTTCTTCCTATTGTGTTTCTTCACAAACAATGGAAGTGGAAGAATTAACAGTGTTAATTGCAGGGGTAATGTGCCAATTTCTGACAAAGAAATCCATCTAGTTCTCATAGTAGTGCTGACAAGGATTGGGTTCAATATGTTGCACAAAATCAAACATATGAGGAACATAGAGAGGGTTGCATTTGGGATGAACAAAAGAGAGCAAAGCTTGAATCCTATATGGTGACTGAGGCATTTGTAGAACACCTTGCTAGGATTGCATCTAGTTTCGACACTAGGTGAATGGTTCAAGGCGAATCCTTCAAGGCGAATGATTGATCAAAATCGTCAACAAGGACATGACACCAACGAGAACATCCCTGGTGGTAGCGGCAGCGAGAGAGGAGCTACTGCcggtgatgaagacgatgctaGCAGGGACATGGTTGCACCAGTCGTCTTCTTCAGCGTCGCTTCCCAATAAATGAGCTTGCTATGATAGACATGGCAATGGAGCGGTTGTTGAGAGAAGAGAATGGGAGAGAAGACCTGGGACCAAGGAATGAGAATGAGCAATCTTATAAGGGTCGTTTGCAAAAAACATGAACCACCACCTACGGGAAATCTCTCATTGCACGCCACTTGTCAACATGATTGCGATCAAAGCGTCATGCACGCAGGTCTGTGCGGATCAGAAGCACTTAAAAAGATTTAGGCCTTAGATGTACATTCTGAAAGAACATgggtttagggcatctccaatgctgacCCCCAAATAGGACACTGCATCCGTCCACGGACTGTCGGGGACCGATACACAGACAGCGATGCAGGAGTTGGCCATCCAACAATGGCCGCTTACATTTCAAACCAAATTTCAACAAACCGGATGAATTTCATCAAACATGACAGAATTCAACAATGTTCGGACAAAATTTACATAAAATAGACGATATTTTGTCCATTTAACTAAACCAAGACAACAACACTCAAAGTAATTATAGAAAATAGCACAATTCATCCATAAATAGCATGCAGATATCTCTAGTATAACAATAGTTCAAATTCTACGAGATAACCGGATGTTCAACAAAATCACAAATTCCAAATTCAGCAATACTAGAATAATAGCCAGCCCATGTCTTGCCAAAATGTTGCCCCTTGAGCTTAGTACAACAATGTATGTGTGTGAATGACCTATCCTCGGTCCTGTAGTACATCACAACAAAGCATGCATGCTATACAATGTGCAGATCAACATTGAAAGAATTAATGAGTTAACCATCATGtggagcaagaagaagcaaaactcACTATTTCAATGATTGACGCACTCAATGGCCACATTGTCTCCACTCATTTAATTGCGGCATGCAACTTCATGATGGAGTTGCAGATGGTGTACCATCGAGGCGATATCCACCTCACAGTGAGTTCATGGATGATGTGCATGTCGTATGGCGTCAAGTGCTTTCGTGCATGAAATGAACCGTGCACACACTGCCAAAATATTAAGCCCCTTGAGTTCATGCCTACGAAGTCTATAGATACGGCcaaccacgcatcgcacaacaaACTCATCCTCCTTCACCAAGTCCCCCGCCATTGTGCTTACTCTAGAAAACAACAAGAAGTAATAAAAACTCAATGACATTTGATCAAACACCCGCCGGGCATAGCGTCAGCCATGCACATCGTCAGCAAGGGGCGAAGGGTACCTGGCTGCGGAGGGATCTTGGGTGGATGGCGATTGCGTAGTCCAAAGAGGGCAGGTGTGTTGGTTGGGGGTACACATGTCCTACGATGCCTGGGCAGCGACAGGAGAGGTGCAGCCGCGATAGCAGACAAGGAGGATACTGATGCAAAGTAAAGGTGGAGTGGAAGAAAAGTGGACTGAGGGGGTTGAGCAGGACGGGGTGTTTGAGTCCAACATGACAACAGTTTGGAATTCTGCAGAGCCCCCAATCTTCTTTCGGTTTATGAGAAAACGAACGTCTGGACCGCTTCATGGACCGGCACCGTGTTGGATGACAAAATTGATTCGGACAACTCGGTCTGACTAATGTGGCGCGGCCTGAGGGTTAGggcaactccaatgcacgaccccaatcggacatgtgtttcgtccggattttgtccgtttggggcAGAAAAACGGACATGACACCTGCACCCACCGATGCGACCCCAAGCTACCCCATTTGACGAGATCCGCCCtcatcatttcgtcgaacacctaatAGGCATGGCAAACATGACACTGCTACCCTGGAGCACCGTTCCCGCTCGGTGAACCTAATGCTGCTGTCCTTGAGCGCGCGCGGTGATGAAGGAGGGCAGCAGGGTCCGCCTCCCCCCGCCGCGCCCAGGCCGCGCTCGCCCACGTGTGCCAGCTCGATGTTGCCCAGCTCCCACGCGCCATGCACTGCAACGCTCGCCACCCGTGCCTGTCGCCTACTAGCCACCCTGGTGCGTCCGCTCCAGTGCCCGTGGCCGCCATGCCACGCGCCAGCTGGCTCACAGCCTACCGTTGCCGCTCCCACTCGCCGCCAAGACTGCAGCTGCAACAGTAGTCGCCGCCGCTCCCGCTCTTGCTCCTGCGCACCTGCGCGCCATGCCTTGCAACCCAAGCCGCTCGCGCTAGCTCCCGCTCCTGCGCGCCGCCCCGTTGCCTGCTCCCCCGCCCATGGTTGCCATGCCGCATGCGCGCCCGAGCCGACTTGTGTagaatcgagaagaggtgtctagaggaggGGGGGGTTAGACCCTCAATAAAGAAAAGTAGTAGTTTTTAATTTCCTCAAGTtaaagtggagttttagcacaagtttaaacattcacaatgcatttcaagcaagcatggaaagagtatatgagcagcggaaagtaaatcatgcaagttgcaagaatgtaaagggatgggattggagtatgcaaacgcagtTAGAGacgcggagatttttggcgtggttcgaataggtggtgctatcgtacatccacgttgatggagacttcaacccacgaagggtaacagttgcgcgagtccacggagggctccacccatgaacggtccacaaagaagcaaccttgtctatcctaacatggccatcgcccacgaaggacttgcctcacttggtttgatcttcacgaattaggcgatctccttgcccttacaaacttcttggttcaactccacaatcttgacggaggctcccaagtgacacctaaccaatctaggagacaccactctccaaaaggtaatagatggtgtgttgatgatgaactccttgctcttgtgcttcaaatgatagtcttcccaacactcaactctctctcacagatttggatttggtggaaagatgatttgattggaaagcaacttggggaaggctagatatcaagattctcgtggttggaatggaatatcttggtctcaacacttgagtaggtggttctttctcagaaaatgaatgctggatgtgtaggcacgttctgattgcTCTTTCCATGaacgaagagtgggtggaggggtatatatagcctccacacaaaatctagccattacacataatttaccaaactcggtgggaccgaatcatgaaactcggtcagaccgatttagttcaaaatgtgaacgttagagttttcgatgggaccgatatgatcaactcggtgggaccgatgtgctagggttagggtaaaacctcaactcggtttgaccgattacacaaactcggtgggaccaattttggtaataagcaaaacaaagagttggtcaagcaaactcggtggtaaAGATTGCATTTCTCGgtccgaaattattgcaataggtaatagagagtttgcaagcccatctcggtgagaccgagatcccatcggtgagactggactgattagggtttctggcagtggctatgtcatgtgaactcggtggcgcctgatagatcaaatcggtggggccgagtttgactttaggtttagaaCATATGTGGAACTGAGAAAGTGGTTGatgggctttggagcatatcacgaagcacttttgagcaagcaagccattaagcaatacctcatccccttttaatagtattggcttttcctatggactcaatgtgatcttggatcactaaaatggaaatgaagagtcttgagcttttgagcttttgccaatccttgtccttagcttcttgaaggggtttcacatcctcttATCCAAGCCACTCCActattgaactcatctgaaatgtactaggtaaaaatattagtccaacaagaggtatgttgacattaattacccaaatcacccagggagcacttgtgctttcaacttgCCACTCGCCCCTGCCTCGCCCGCGCCCATGCCCTACATGTCGCACGCCCGCCACGCTCACGGCCTGCCACCCGCACGGCTGCAGCCACGCGCGCCCGCTCCCGCTCCTGCTGCTGCGTCGCTGGGATGCCGGGGGAGGTGTCGACAGCTGGGCTGGGGGCGTGCgcaagagagagaggagagagagagagagagagagaaaagttgTAGGTGAGACGTAGGGAGGGTGACATATGGGCCCGGCCGGACATGAGCGAATGAGGACGAAGCCATTGTGTCTGTTATTTGTCTGCTTTGGCCGCAGATCAACTTTGGTTTGAAAATGGAGCAGAACGGACAAGGAACAGACAAAAAATGGGTATACTCCCACGCGTTGGACCGTTTGTTCTGTTCATTTGACCTTGAACAGAAACCGGACAATCTGGGGTCATGCATCAGAGTTGCCCTTATCGTTGGTGATGGAGAtggctttagagcatctccagccgcaccccccAACAGGCCCCTCTCAGGCGCCTTTTTACGCGCCGATGACGAAAAACCCCACTCGCGCCCCCAAGACGTTGAAATCTgccggctcggcccgtttttgggACCGACAATCGCAGGCCGAACCTAGCGCACTAGGGGCGCTTGGGGGCTCCGATGTAAGGGGAAAACACGCGTGGGCCACACTGTTAAGAGAAAAGTCAAGCCAATCATCCAGATTCGCCTCCCACCCCCGCGCGCTCGGCCACCACCCTGTCGATCCGGGCGCCGTCCACCGCCCACcaccgctagataggccattccccgccggaaaagagAGAAGGTTTCGCTGCGACAGCCTCTCCACCACCGTCCGGGCAAATTTTCTGGCGTTCCGGCCGCGCGGGGCGGTATACCGGCGGGTGTGCGCCCACCACGCCTGCCAGGTGTTTGGCGATTTGTctgctcggcgatggactcggacgacgaggaggcgctggccgcgctgctggaggaggaagccgatgccggTGTCCAAGAAGAggaacatctcatggtcctcgccgccctcaccggcctgctcgcgagcaatggaaagccgcggcgaggtggctcggcgccgggccgGATGAAaacaaagaaccggcatcgtctggaaggctactgcatgctctagtccgactacttcgccgatgctccactgcaCGGTGACAAAAGTATTTTGGcgtcgttatcggatgagccgaaagcttttcctcaggattgtgaatcccatccgggagttcgacagctacttcaagtgcaagatggattgcaccggcaaatttggattcacctcaatccagaagtgcacgacagctatgaggatgcttgcatacggagctcccggtgattcactcgacgactatgggcgcatggccgagtcaaCGGCCATTTACAAGTTCTGcggggcagtggtggcagtgtttatactgcaatacttgcgaacacccaatgcggaagacactgctcagaTCCTAGCACATAGTGCatcaagaggatttcctgggatgcttggaagcatcgactgcatgcattagaaatggaagaactgcccgtttgcttggcaggggatgtataaaggtgccaaaggcggttgcagtgtggtacttgaggcattGTCCACACATgatctctggatttggcactcatTCTTTGGTATGCcgggaactcacaatgacatcaacgtgctgcagtgctcccctaTCTTTGCCAatcttgttgaaggtcattctccttcggtgaacttcgaggtcaatgggcggcactacaacaagggcactacctagctgatggcatttatctaagatggtctacatttgtgaaatCTATCTCAAatgctgtgccaggaggcaagaagtcccactttgccaaggttcaggaggcttgcaggaaggatgtcgagcgggcatttggcgtgctccaatctcgatttgctgttgtccagtACTCTGCTCAGacttggtcgaaagatcaaatgtagGAGATCATGACTtattgtgtcatcttgcacaacatgatcattgagagcgagcaggacgagccagtgtttgacactgaaccatactacaggcagagtcctcttgcccaagttgatcactagctaccggcaacctggactgcctacctcaatatgcgtcaggagatccgagacccataggtgcatcaacaactgcagcaggatttggtggagcacctatggaggctcaagggcaacacctagctcgacgtgtgatgaaatatgatttttttatttaTGAAACTATATAATTTggattgaactatttattgttgaactatttgatttctattcattttctgtgatgaactatgtgataaaaatttACTTATGATGAATTCACGCCGAACCACGTGAATATGGACCGATTCATGTTAATATCAGGTTATTTTTCGCCGAAAGTGGGCCGAAAAACGGGCACATTTATACTAAAAATGGGGCGACCTGGGCGagactggagatgctcttagatacACTGTCGGGGAAAAATTCAGGAGCGCGCTTGCATTTTTTACTCTATAAAATGAAATCCGACAAAGACATCAACTCGAGTGCGACCGCGTCCCCCAGTAAAAAACTGGAGTGAACTGCACTCACACGGTCACACCTCTCTCGCCAGCTCAGCTCGTCCTGTCCCCTGTCGGCGCCCCAACCAGATCCCTCCCCCTCGCCGTCGCTTCCCAATCCGCGCCCCCGTCTCCCAGATCCGCACGAATGCTGGGGCGAGGGGTGGGGATGTCGGCGCCGCAGTGGCGCGGGGGCGCACTCGACCTGCGCGCAGCGCTGCGGTCGGGCGGTAACCTCCTATTCGGGCTCTTCGTGGCCGCCGTCCTCGCGTTCacgctcctcgccgccgtccacagcCCCGACGACCCGCTCCTGCACCCTTCCTCCCACCAGCTCACCGCGTTCCTCACCTCCGCCACCTCCAATTCCACCTTCCTCGCCGACGACTCCGTGCTCCGTACCGGGGAGGACTTCGCCACCGCCTCCAACACCTCCGAGGACGCTCACGCCACTGTCGGACCCAAGTTCATCGAGCTCTCCGATGTTGGATCCGAGAAAACGGAGGTCGAGACGGAGCAGTCCGTCACCGTCGACACCGACACTGACTCCAACTCGGCTGCCCAGGAGGACAAGCCTATCGTGGAGGCTGTTTCCTGCGACACGGAGGCGCCGGTGGACTGCACGGGGGATAGGGAGCTCTTCAACCTGCTCATGCGTACGTCGATCGAGAGGTTCCCCGACCTCCACTTCTATCGCTTCGGCCGCCCCGTCGTCGTGCCGGAGAGCCCCATGGCCTGCGACCTCGCCTGGCGCTTCCGCCCAGCCGAAGACGCCAGAGGACGCACCACCTACTACAAGGACTACCGCCGGTTCACGCTCACCCGCGATATCAACACATGCTCCCTCGTGGTGGAAAGCATCGGCGAGTACCACTCCGGCACCGGCGCCAAGCGCAGTGGGCGGCGCAAGGGcaagaagggcaagaagggaaagcGTGAGGCACCGGTGACCACAGACTTCGTGCCAGCCAAGACCCAGATGAGGATCGACGAGAATGGTGCTAATGCAGACACCACGACTGCTGCAGACCAGGTGTTTGTTGTTGGCGATGCCGTCAATGACAGCATGCCGGTGGTCGCTTCTGAGTCCGATTTCAGCCGCGGAAGGTACCTCATTTACATGGGCGGTGGTGAGAGATGCAAGAGCATGAACCACTACATTTGGGGCCTTTTGTGTGCGCTAGGTGAGGCGCAGTTCTTGAATCGGACACTTGTTATGGACTTCAACGTCTGCCTCAATTCCCGGTATACTGCCAGTGGCAAGGATGAAGAAAAGGATTTCAGGCTCTACTTTGATTTTGAGCACCTGAAGGAATCTGCATCGGTGATCGATCAGAGTCAGTTCTGGACAGACTGGGGGAAGTGGCACAAGAAGGATCGATTGAAGAATCACTATACCGAAGACATCAAGGTGACCCCGATGAAACTTCGCGACGTCAAGGACACGCTGATCATGAGGAAGTTTGGGCATGTTGAGCCGGATAACTACTGGTCACGTGTGTGCGAGGGTGAAACGGAGGCCATGATCAAACGGCCATGGCATTTCTTGTGGAAGTCGCGTCGCTTGATGGAGATTGTGTCTGCCATTGCCTCTCGAATGAGTTGGGATTTCGACTCGATGCACGTTGTGAGAGGAGAGAAAGCCCAGAACACACAGCTGTGGCCAAACCTTGATGCAGATACCTCGCCAGAAAATCTCCTTACGACACTCAATGATAAGGTTGGTGCCGGACGGTATTTGTACATTGCTACCGACGAGTCTGATAAATCGTTCTTCGACCCACTGAAGAACAAGTACAAGACGCGCTTCCTGGATGATTTCAAGGATCTTTGGGATGAAAATAGTGAATGGTATGCTGAAACTAAGGAGCTCAACAATGGCAAACCGGTGGAGTTCGATGGTTACATGAGGGTTGCAGTTGACACTGAGGTGTTCCTCAGGGGGAAGAGGAAGTTGGAGACATTCAATGACCTAACACAAGACTGCAAGGATGGTGTCAATACATGCGCGGCCTCCGCCTGAATATCTGGTTGGGTAAGGTGAGCTGAGTCTCAGTTATTATTCTTGATAGAGTATTTTTGAACTCACATGTATTGCCCGCTGTCTTTTAAGCGCCTGCCGCATTGTTGTAAGCTAGCTTGTTCGTAGCAGTGTTTTGTTGTAACACTATTGTTCACTTTTGTGCGCCCAGATTACACTAGTTTATCGAATTCAGCAACGAGGAACTTTAGTTTGCTTATGTTACATTGTTGCATTTTGGTTATGTTACCTTGTTGTTGCATTGTATCTCTGTTGTAACTCAGAAATTCGCTGTCTTTTACTGTTCCATGTCTTTTGCTGTTCCTCTTCTTTTCTTACATTGAGATTTGGTTCAGTTTAAGAGTATGGGAGAGCGCTGAAGATTACTACTGCCAGTAACTGAATACCAGTCAGTGCACACATtgctttcctctttggggaaggcGTCTATCGGAATAGATACCTTTgtttagggatgaaaatggagtggaaacgtACGGAACTAGGtgctaccatatttgttttcatatctttttgcagaagcggaaacgaatacggaaaccccggaaatgaatacggaaacaAATGCTGTCGGAAATAGACACGGAGCGAATACAGAGCGAACACGAAAACAAAATGGTGTGTTGACCGAAACTTAAAacccccttgaatcatagagaacTACACACAAAAAACAAAGAAATTTAAGAGATTCTTAACATGGCTACATGATAATATGGTTGTGTTGGCAACATAGACTAGTATTGTAAATTTGTAATAGTACATGACAATTTCGTATTCTGTCTAGTTGAGAATGTGTGTGGAAGTAAAAGTTGGTCCTCAAATGATTTAGTCTGCTCATTATGTCATTGTGTGTTGTTTGGTAATTGGGCTACAAAGCAGTCATGGACCTATAATAGAAACGGGaattccatattcacggaaacggaATGTTCCGTTCCCACGTTTGTTCTACTGGAAAACACCGTTTCGTTTTTGTTTCCGTTTTCGCATAAAAAAatccattttcattttcattttacaaatttccattcctgttttcatatttcctctctaTTTTCATTTTTCGTCCCGAAAAGCGGAAACTTTCTACTCCATTTTCATCTCTATCTTTGTTGCGTGTGCAGTGATTCTGATAGGCTGATGACGCACATAGTTGTGATGTACCAAATCAAAAAGTACTTCGTGTACGCTTGATGTAGGATTTGCCGCTCGGTGACTAGCCTTGCAAAAAGTGCTGCCTTGCCTATTCCCTGTGATGGGCCCGATCTGGTGCAAATCGTACAACCGCTGGGCGCTGGGCATTCCTACTGTGGGGTTTCCCTGTGCACCTACTTGGGCATTCCACTTGTCCTGCGTGCTCTTAGGAAAGCCAAGGTGCAAGAAGTTCCAGGATTGGCTTGCAAACTGAACTCGAAGTGGTTTGATAGGAGGCAAGCTGTAGGAGTGATTCGCCTCTGCACCATTAAAGCAACTCCAACGGGACGATTTAAACGGACACACGTTTTGTCCGTTTTTTATCCGTTTGGATCGGCCAGGCAGACGTGCACGTTGTTGGTGCAGCCCTAGACTAGCTCTCTCTCAGCGGACGAAGGTAGAAGAAGCACTTTTTCTGATGATCAACACCCCGGCGTTCAAACGCCCTGGTTTTTCTTTATCTCTGGACTAACCAGCTACGGGCTACAACCTTGGACGCACACACATACACTTTCCTAACAAACACAACCCGGGGGAATTTTATACTCGgccaatgcatgcatgcacatCGCTGCCCACCTCCCTGATCTAGGCACTATCCATCCGCTCGGCCCAGCCTTCACGACGCGCTCTACGCGTACGACCCGGCCGGCTACGAACGGAACGCTGCCGCCGTTTTGCTACTACCGCCAGCACTGGCGGAGCTACATGTAATGAAAATGAGCCATGGCCTGCCCATTCCAAAGCTAATACAGTGTAGGATTAAAGTAAACTGAGTCACGAAAAAAAATATAATGATCTTCCTTCATATTGGCCCGCCCAGCTTTGACTGGGTAGCTCCGCCAACTACGACGGCCACGAGCAGGTATACGCACGCCACACACACATACGCACACATGTATACATTGCCACGGCTTCCGCTGCGACCCGCGCGCACTCGACGCGTTTGATGAGCCCGACCGCATTAGTGTTTCCGCATGTCCGGCGTGCATTCAACGAGCCCGATCATACCACACGCCGTGGCTTACTGCAACACACACCCCCTAAGCCACGGCTTAAAGGAGTCCGTCGTCGTCGACgttggcgccggccaagagagcctGTTCCGCCGCCGGTCCTTTCCGCAGCTGCGGGCACTCGTGTCGGAAGTGCCCGTGCTCCCCACACTTGTAGCAGCGTCTGCGCCTGTTGCCGCCGCTCCTCGACGCCACGCAGCGCCTGTCGTCGTCGTCCCGTGCTCCGCCGTGCTGTCGCTCCTGCGCCCGCCACTACGTCGCCGTGAACAGAAGTTGTCCGTCCGCCCGCTCGCCGCTGTCGTGCCGTCGACGCCGAACTTGCTCGTC
Proteins encoded in this window:
- the LOC123044661 gene encoding uncharacterized protein, whose amino-acid sequence is MLGRGVGMSAPQWRGGALDLRAALRSGGNLLFGLFVAAVLAFTLLAAVHSPDDPLLHPSSHQLTAFLTSATSNSTFLADDSVLRTGEDFATASNTSEDAHATVGPKFIELSDVGSEKTEVETEQSVTVDTDTDSNSAAQEDKPIVEAVSCDTEAPVDCTGDRELFNLLMRTSIERFPDLHFYRFGRPVVVPESPMACDLAWRFRPAEDARGRTTYYKDYRRFTLTRDINTCSLVVESIGEYHSGTGAKRSGRRKGKKGKKGKREAPVTTDFVPAKTQMRIDENGANADTTTAADQVFVVGDAVNDSMPVVASESDFSRGRYLIYMGGGERCKSMNHYIWGLLCALGEAQFLNRTLVMDFNVCLNSRYTASGKDEEKDFRLYFDFEHLKESASVIDQSQFWTDWGKWHKKDRLKNHYTEDIKVTPMKLRDVKDTLIMRKFGHVEPDNYWSRVCEGETEAMIKRPWHFLWKSRRLMEIVSAIASRMSWDFDSMHVVRGEKAQNTQLWPNLDADTSPENLLTTLNDKVGAGRYLYIATDESDKSFFDPLKNKYKTRFLDDFKDLWDENSEWYAETKELNNGKPVEFDGYMRVAVDTEVFLRGKRKLETFNDLTQDCKDGVNTCAASA